CGGGCAAATGCAGGCCATAGCCCGGCGGGGCCAGCACCAACGCCCCCGGCGGCGAGTTGTGCTCGAGCCAGGTGTACACCGCCAGCTCCTCGCGCCCTAGATACACGCTGGGCGGCTGTTGCTGGCTGGCTTGCCAAGCACTCAGCAGGATCACCAACTGAGTGGGCAGCGCGGCGATCAGCAGCAGGCTCAGTACCAGCCGGCGCCGCGCCGCGGGAACCCATTGGTGCAAGGCCAGCAGAGCCAGCCCAGCAGCGGGTACATACAGCCCAGTGATCAGGCGGCGTTGTAAGCCCCAGGGAATGTAGATCAATAGCAAGCTGGTGAGCAGCCAGGCCGCCAGCGCCTGCGCCGCCGGGCGGCGGCGCAGCAAAGCATCGATGGCGGCCGGCAAGGCCAGCCACAACGCCGGCGCCAACGCCAGCACCAAATCCCATACAGGCGGCGCGGGGGTGAGGTTCTGGGCGTTCCAGCCTGCCAACACCGCATGGTTGCGCAAAACCCACAGCACATACACGCTATACGGCAGGCCAGCCAGCACGGCGCTACCCACGCGCCGGCGCGTGGGCGCCTGCGGACTGGGCCACTGCTGCCCCAGCAGCCATTGCACCCCCAGCACCGCCACGGCCAGCGCCCAGCCAAACGGGTAGACCAGTACGAGCACGGCGGCCACCAGCGCCGGCTGCCAGGCCGGCTCCGCCTCTGTGGGCGTGAGCAGCCACACTTGCAGCGCCAAGCCTAGCGGGAAGTGCGCATTGGCAAACGCAGCCAGGAAGGGATAGGCCTCAGCGACCCAAAAATCGCTAGTGAACATACCCGCGGCCAGCGCCAACCAGCCCAGGCCGGAGCCAAACAAAGCCAGCGCATACGCCCCCAAGACTTGCGGAGCGGGCAAGACGCGCACCAGCAGACGGTACAGCATGGCACACAGCGCCGCCGCCCCGAGCAGGCGCGCGGCGTGAAAGGTAAACACCAGGCTCCAGCCAGCCAGCCGCGCCAAGTGCCCCAGCAGCAGGTAGTACATGTTGAGCGCGGCCCCCGCCCCAGGGCTGGCGCTATACGGCAGCGTAAAGCTCCACGCGCCCTCAAACCCCTGGCGCATCTTGGCTAGATAGCTAAATCCATCTGTGGGGTTGAGCAAAAACCCGCCGAAGACATGCTGGCTATCGGCGGCATGCTGCGCCAATACAAATGGTGCAGCTTGCAGGCACAGGAACAGCCCACTCCAGAAGAAAGCCCAGCCTCGTTGGCGCCGCATGCCGGTATTGTAGCAAAGCCTATGCGCCGGCTTTGTTGCCGTATAATTTTGCGCATGAGCCGCGCCTTCACCCTGTACCGTTTGCAGCAAGTGGATACTCAACTGGATCAAGGTGCGGCGCGGCTGGCAGAGATCACACGCATCCTGAATGACAATGCCGCACTCCAAGCCGCCAGCCTGGCCCACCAGGGAGCCCAAGCCCGCCTGCACAGCGCCCATAGCGCGCTGCGCGCCGCCGAAGAAGAAGTGGCCGGCCAGCAGCGCCGCATTGCCAACAATCAGGCCAGCCTGTATGGCGGCGCGGTGACCAATCCCAAAGAGTTACAAGATTTGCAAAAAGAGGCCGAGGCGTTGGCGCGGCGTTTGAGCGAGCTGGAAGATGCCGAACTGGAAGCGATGGGTGCCCATGAGGCAGCGCAAAGTGAGGCCGCGGCAGCGCAAGACCAACTCGCCGAGGTGCAACGCCAACTGGCCGGCGAACAAGCGCAATTGCTCAGCGAGCAAGCCAGCCTGCAGGCCGAAGCCGCCCGTCTGCACACCGAACATAGCAGTGCCGAGGCCGCGGTGAGCGCTGAGGATCAAGCCACCTATGCCAGTTTACGCGCCAGCAAAGCGGGCGTAGCGATCGCCAAAGTCGTCGGGGGGAGTTGCTCCGCCTGCGGGGCCGAGCTTTCGGCGGCACGCGCCCAGGCGGCGCGCTCGGCAGAGGATCTGGTGCGCTGCGATAATTGCAAGCGCTTGTTGTACGGCGGCAGCTAAGCTGCGGCGCCGGAGATCTGCTGGAGGATCAGCGCCTGCGCCTCGGCGCTCTCCATATCCATCACCGTCACCAATTTATCCCGCCCGGTCTGCCCGGCAACGATCTCGATGCGTGATTTCGCCACGCCGAGCACCTTGGCCAGAAAATCAACCAGGGCTTCGTTGGCTTTGCCATCCACGGGCGGTGCGGTGAGACGAATCTTGATCGTATCGTCGGGCAAGATCTCCACGATCTCATTGCGGCTGGCGCGCGGCGTAACGCGAATGGCCAGTGCTGCCCCGTGGCGTCCGTCGCTGAGTCTGCGGCGCGTCATGGCTTAGCGAAAGGCATTGATGACGATCGTGCTGAGCAACTGCAGCAGGATCAGCAGTACCAGCGGGCTGAAATCGAGCATGCCCGTGGAAGGCAAGATGCGCCGGATGGGCGCCAGCATCGGCTCGACGATGCGATCCAGGGCGCGGCGCAGCGGGTGATACGGATCCATAAAGTAGCTCAGCACCACATCAATGATCACAATCCAACTGAGTATTCGAAAAAGCAGCGTGATGGCAAATTCCATGGTTACTTCGTCTCCTCGGCGTTGGGGCGCGGCCCCATCAGCGCTTCGCCAATGCGTACTAGCGTAGCCCCTTCCAGCACGGCGGCTTCATAATCATTGCTCATCCCCATTGAAAGCTCGGGGAGCGGCTGGCCCAGGCGCTGGGCCAACGCATCACGCAGCTGGCGCGTGCGCTCAAAATAGGGGCGCGCCTCCTCTGGGCGGGCGGTGATCGGCGCCATGCTCATCAAGCCGCGCAGCTCCAGGCCTTGCAGCCCGGCCACCACATGCGCATCGGCAAAGAATTCTGCCGGGTCCTGCGCACACGCCCAGCCCTGCTTGGTGATCTCACCGCTGACATTGCATTCGAGCAGCACGGGCAAACGCTGGCCGCGTTCCTGGGCGAAGCGATGCAAGCGTTCGGCCAGGCGCAAGCTATCCACCGAATGGACGATGGAAAAATGCTCGCTGACCTCGCGCGCCTTGCGGCTTTGCACATGGCCGATCATGTGCCATTGTACATCTGGGCTGGCGGCCAGCGCCACTTGCTTGTGGCGCGCTTCTGCCAGGTAACTCTCACCGATTTGGGTAACTCCCAATGCCAACAGGGCCTGCAATGCCTCCAGCGGGTGGCCTTTGGTCACTGCCACCAGGGTGACGCTGGCGGCTGGGCGGCCGGCTTGTTCGGCTGCCGCCTGGATGCGCTGGCGCACTGCGGCCAAATTCTGGGCAAGACGCGCGGAGTAGCTCATGTGGCCAGGGTGATCAATGCGCCGAAACGGCCCGTGCGCCCGCCAGACGCGCGGTGTGAGAACCAATCCTGCGGCTGGCTGGCAGTACACAGATCAGCGCTTTCAATGTGGGTTACCCCGGCGGCCTGCAAGGCCAGGCAATTGGCCGCCACCAGATCAAAGTGTGGCTTGCCATCCAGCACGGGCAGCAGCGCGGCCGCCTGGCTGCCAAAGGCCGCCTGCACCGCGCGCACCACGTCTTCACCCACTTCGTAGCGCGCGGTGGAAATGCACGGGCCGATCGCCGCCAGCAGGTCTTGCGGGCGGCTGCCGTAGTGCGTGCCCAGCGCGGCCACCGCCGCGGCGGCCACCCGCGCCACGCTGCCGCGCCAGCCGGCATGCGCCAGCGCCACCGCACCGCGCTGCGCATCGGCCAGCAGCACCGGCACGCAATCGGCATAGCGCATGAACAGGGTTACGGCAGGTTGATCGGTAATGATGATGTCCGCCTTTTCGGGGCGCTGGTTTGCGGGGCGCGGCGCCTGGGCCACCAATACCTCGCGGCCGTGCACCAGCCAGCTATCGAAGAGGCTATCGGGAGCACAGCCGCACGCGGCGAAGGCGCGCTGCAGGTTCTGGCGCACGAGCTCAGGCTCATCCCCCACCGTGGCCCCAACATTGAGGCTATCGTAGGGTGCGGCGCTCACCCCGCCCTGGCGGGTAAAGATGGCATGCCGGATGCCTGCCGCAGCAAACCCTTCAAAGGTCAGGTAACGCAGGCCCTGCGCGGCGTGAAACGGCATCAGCGGGTTTTTGTTTTGCCACGCAGGCGGGCGGCTTTGGCAGCCGTCTGCACACGCGTCTCTTCGAAGGATTCGTCGAGCAAGGGGATGCCAAACCAGGCAGTCATAAAACCGAAGATGGCACCGGTGAGGATGCGTAACTGTGGCGTACTCTCACGGTACTGCCAGAGGTCAAAACCGGGAATCTGGCTGAGCAATTGGCTGAACCCATCGATAGCGATTGGCAAGATGCCCAGGGCCACCCACAGCATCCAATGCAATGGGCGGATGCGCCGGCCGCTGGCAGCGAAGATCAAGCCGAAGAGCAGGATGGCGCTGTAGATAGCAATATCGCGCTGGCAGAAGGCCACTTTGTAGCCCACCTGCTCATTACCGATAAAGCTGCGCGCCGCCCACATATCTTCTCCATCCAGGCCGGTGGCCTCTTCATAGGTAGTCAGCCCTTGCATATCTGCCGCGGCACGCGGGTAGACCGGCTGGTCGCCAAACAAGAACACGGAGCGGAAGGCCATCTGGTGGCATACCGCGCCATAGGTGGAGTAGATCGGGCGCGCCAAGCCAGGATAGCCCGCATTCATCAGCACCGGGGCGAGGAACGGCAACCCAACATAGAGGGCGATCAGCAGATTGAGCACCGCTAGATAATGGCGGCCGAGAAAGCGAGCGATTTTATCCGTTGTGTTCATATGAGCCCCACGCGCTTTGCGCTGAATGTATTTGGGATCGGTTTGCAACTGCTCGGCGCGATCGTGCGCGGCGGCCAGCGTCATTTGCAGCTTTTGGCGGTCAAACGGCGCTTCCAGTACATAGGGGCCGGCTTGCACCACCGGCACGCGCGTGCCAAACGATTTCTGCAGATCTGCGTCGTCTTCGATGTTGACCAGGGCCAGCGTGTGCGGGATGCTGGCCTGCAAGCTCTCGAGGTCTTGCTTGGCCTGCACGCACAACGAACAGTTGTCCTTCGTGTATAGGGTGACAGTGATCATTAATTGGCGTCCATTTGCTGCAAATAGCGATCGATCTGAGCCGCGCTCAACTCGCCGATGTGGAAGACGCGGATCACGCCCTGAGCATCCACCAGGAAGCTGCTGGGGTAGCCGCGCACGCGGTAGAGCTCCTGCACGGCGCCGTCACGATCCAGCGCCACGGGCAGCTCCACCCCGATCTCAGCCAGAAATCCTTGCACCTGCTGGTTGGATTCAGCGAAGTTGATCGCTACCACGGCGAAATCGCCCTGATTATAACGTGCCTGGATCGCCGGCATTTCTTCGCGGCAAGGGCCACACCAGGTGGCCCAGAAGTTTAGCAGCACGCGCTGGCCGCGCAATTCACTCAGGCGCAGCGTAGTGCCATCCAGCATCGGCAGGGTGAAATCCGGCGCCTGGGCGCCCACCACCGGTTCGCTGGCCGGCAGCGGCGCACAGGCGGCCAGGCTGGCCAGCAGCACCAGTAAGCAAAGGCGCCTCACCCGCGCCCCACCCCGGCGGCAAACAAGAGCGCCATCACCACGATGCTGACGCCACTGCCGATCAGCCACCATTCGCCAAATTTGCGCCCGCGACGCTGGGCCAGCCAACCCACGCCCAGGCCCAGCGCGGCGCTGGCCAGCAAGCCCAGCAGCATCTGCAAGCCAATGCGGCCTTCTTCCATCGTTTCGAAGAAGAAGCCTAAGCTGGCCAGGGTCTGGAAGCGGCCGGTGAGCAACAACACGCCGAGCGCGATGAGCACCAGGCCGGTGATGCGCTCCACATAATGGCTGAGGCGCGCGTAGCGGCGCACTACCGTGCTGATCCAGCCCACCTGGGTGGCGGCCACCAGGAAGGGAATGGCCAGCCCGGCCGAGTAGGCGCTCAGCAGCCGCGCCCCGGTGCCCAGCTCCGCGCTGTTGAAGGCCAGGGTGAGGATCGAGCCGAGTACCGGCCCCACGCAGGGCACCCAGCCGGCGGAGAAGAACACGCCCATCATCGCCGAGGAGAGGAAGCCGCGCCCGGCCTGAATGCTGGCCTGGGCGCGCAGCTCGTAATCCAACCAGCGAATACGCAATATGCCGCTGAGGTGCAAACCAAACAGGATGACCACGATGCCGCCCAGCTGCGCCAGCAAGCGTGAGAACGAGAAGAGGATGTGGCCTAAGGCGGCGGAGAACAGGCCAAGCAGAATGAACACCACGCTAAAACCGAGCACAAAGGCCAGGCCGTGCAGAAAGCTGAGCCAGGTGCGGCGCTCTGCGGGTGCGTCGGTGGCGGCGGCGCGCCCGCTAAGGTAGCCGACGTAGACCGGCACCAATACAAATACACACGGAGACAAAAAAGACGCCAACCCGGCCAGGAAGGCTAACCACATACTGGGGATCGGGATCATGCCGGGCCTTAGCTCTGGACGATGCGCACGCTGGTACCGGCCACCTGGTCAATCTTGCCGGGTACATAGTCCACCTGCGGCGAACTCCAGCGGAAGACCCACTTGGCGTCCTCTGGCGTGGCGTTGATGCAGCCGGCCGAGGTGCGCTCACCATAGTTGTTGTGCCAGTAGCAGGCATGGATGGCAATGCCGCCCGTGGCGACGAAGGTGCACCAGCCAATGCCGGCCAGGTCATAACCGGCACCAGAAGTGCCGCCGGCCATGGTGGTGGCCACGTATTTCATATACACGCGCAGGTAGTCGCCCACGGGGGTCAGCCCGGCGCCATCTTCGCCATCACGTCCGGTGGAGACGCGGCAAAAGTACACCTCGCGGCCGTTCTCGTAACAAGACATGGTTTGGCGGGCAATGTTGATCAGGATCTGCTTGTCTTCGACTTCGGGCGAGATCGGGCTGATGTCTTCGGGGTGGATGGGGCGGAAGGCACTGGCAGGCGCCCAGAAGTGATCCCCCCAACCGCCGTGGCGGTCATAGACGTGATATTGCACTTCGCCGTTGGGGCCACTGCGCAAGTCATCCACCCACAGCACCTGGCCGTAATACAAACGAATGGGCCAGTTGTGCTGCACCAAAAAACGAATGCGCGGCCCGGCGGGCGCGTTGGCATTTACTAGCTCCACTTCTACATACGGCTGGGTAACTTCCATCCATATGCCCGGCCCTTCGCCGTACTCCGGCAGCGCCGCCAGCGGTTCATTGATGATGTTTTTCACCGGCTGCAAAAACGGTGCCCACACGTAGCCCTGCGGCGTTTCGATCCAGCGTTGGTTGCGCAAACCGCTGGCGCTGCCCACCACCTCGCGCAACCAGGGCACCACGGTATCGCCGGAGAGCTGGCCGACCTCGGCCGCTTCGCGGCTGGGGGCGGCGCGCAGATACACATAGCGGTCGAGCTCCTCCACCACGCGCCCCAGGCGCTCCGCCTGCGGGAACGGCGCCTGCCAGGCGGGCTGCGCTACAGCCGCGCCGAGTGGGCGCAGCGCCAGCGCACCCAGGCCGAGGCCACCCAGTTTTAGGAACTCTTGTCGATTGAGAGGGGAACGTGCAGACATAGGCGTATTCTATCGCAGGCGGATGAAACGAAAATGAAGGGCGGGGCATAGCCCCGCCCTCGCCAACTAGATCTTGGCCTTGCGCAAGCGCAGGCTGTTACCGATCACGAAGATGTCACTCAATGCCATAGCGCCCGCCGCCAGGATCGGGCTGAGGAAGCCCAAGGCCGCCGCCGGGATGAGCAGGATGTTGTAGATAAAGGCCCAGAACAGATTCTGCTTGATGGTGCGCAGGGTGCGCTTGGAGAGCGCAATCGCGCGGGGCACACCGCGCAGATCACCGGTCATCAGCACCACCGGGGCGGTGGCCATGGCTACATCTGTGCCGGTGCCGATGGCAATGCCCAGATCGGCCTGCGCCAGCGCTGGGGCATCGTTGATGCCATCGCCCACCATCGCCACTTTGTGGCCCGCCGCCTGCAGCTGGGTCACCTCGGCGGCTTTCTGCTCCGGCAATACTTCGGCCAGCACATAATCCAGGCCAAGCTGGCGGCCTACCGCGTCGGCTACGCCGCGCGCATCACCGGTGATCATACCCACCTGCAAGCCCATGGCGTGCAACTCGTTGATCACCGCGTGCGCATGCTCTTTGAGCGTATCGGCCACGCCGAAGATCGCTGCCAGGCGCCCATCCACCGCAATATAGATCGCAGTCTTGCCTTCCTGGTGCAGGCGTTCGCCGGCACCGGCCAGATCGCCTAAGGCGATCTGGTGCGAGTGCATCAGGCCCAGGTTGCCGATCAGTACCTGGGCGCCTTCAAACTCGGCGGCCACGCCGCGGCCCGCCAAAGCTTCGAAGTGCGCCGGGCGGCTCAGCGGCAGCTCGCGGGCGTTGGCGGCGGCCACGATGGCCTCGCCCAGCGGATGCTCACTGGCATCTTCCACACTCGCCGCCAGGCGCAGCAACGCATCTTCGCCGGCGGGGTACTCGCCCAGCAGCACATCGGTGAGCGCCGGCTGGCCGCGGGTCAGCGTGCCGGTCTTGTCCAGCAGCACCATGGAAATATCGGCGGCCTGCTCCAGCGCTTCCCCCGATTTAATCAACACGCCCATCTCAGCGCCGCGCCCGCTGCCCACCATCACCGCGGTGGGCGTAGCCAGGCCCATGGCGCACGGGCAGGCGATCAGCAACACCGCGGCGGTGTTGATCAGGGCGCGCGTCAGCGTGGCATCCGGCGTACCGGTGGGGAAGACGAAGTACCACAACAAGAAGGTGATGCTGGCAATCACGATCACGGCCGGCACAAAGATTTCGGAGATCTTGTCGCCCAGCTTTTGGATCGGCGGGCGCGTGCTTTGAGCATGCTCCACCAGGCTGACGATCTGCGCCAGCGCAGTAGCCTTGCCCACCTTGGTGGCCTCGAAGATAATGCGCCCTTGTTTGTTGAGCGTAGCGCCGATGACTTCGTCACCGGGCGCCTTGCTTACCGGCAAAGATTCGCCGCTGATCATCGATTCGTCCGCCGAGCTCAGCCCTTCGAGCACGCGCCCATCCGCAGGGAACTTCTCGCCCGGGCGCACGATCACCTGGTCACCCACTTGCACTTCAGCGCTGGGGATCTCCAGCTCGACCCCGTTGCGCAGCACGCGTGCCAGCTTGGGCTGCAAGCCGATCAGCTTGCGGATGGCATCGCCGGTGCGGCCGCGGGCGTTCACTTCCAAATACTTGCCCACGCGGATCAGGGTGATGATGGTGGCCGACGTTTCAAAGTAGCCGTGGCCGCTGAACATACCGAGCAGGATCGCCACAGAATAAAAGTACGCCACTGAGGAACCCAGGGCGACGAGCACATCCATGTTGGCGCTGCGGTTGCGCAGCGATTTGAACCCGTTGACGTAGTAGCTCCAGCCGGCGATGAATTGCACCGGAGTAGCCAGGGCGAAGAACAACCAATCGACCCAGCCGGCATGCGCCCAGTGCCCGAAGAGGCCAAAATCGCGCCCCATCGAGAGGATGAACAGTGGCAGCGTGAACAACACGCTGAACCACATCAGGCGGCGCTGCTTGGCGATCTCGCTGCGGCGCACGCCAGCTTCCACATCCTCGCCGGCGCTGGCAGCGGCCAGCTCAAAGCCGGCCGCCTTGGCGGCGGCACGCAGCTCGGCCTCGTTGACGATGGTGGGAATGTAGCGAATGCGCGCCTGCGCGCTCACCGGGTTGACCTGGGCATCCAGCACGCCATCCACCCCGCGCCAGGCGGCCTGCAAGCGGCGTGCGTCCGCCGGGTCATTCAAGTTAGTGACGGCCAGTTGCGCCTCACCACTGGCCACATCGTAGCCGGCCTTGCGGATGCGCGCCAGCATGGCATCCAGGTTCGCCTGGCTGGGATCGAACTCGACCGCAGCGCGCTCGCTGGAGAGGTTAACGCTGGCATGCGCCACCCCGGGCACTTTGTAGAGATTGCGTTCCACGGTGGAAACACAATTGGCACAGGTCATGCCCAGAATGGGCAAGTTGTATTGCTTGCTGGCAACAGCCATAGCTGGCTTCCTTCTCACCGGCGGCGGACCCGCCGCCGGTGTGCTGGGTGCGGCGCTTAGGCCACCGGGTAATTGATTTCGGCGAGCAGCGCCTTGACCGACTCGTCGGTGGCTGGTTCCACAAAGCGCACCATTACCTTTTTATCCTCGAGGCTGGCTTTCACAGCTTCCACACCGGGCAGTTCGGCCAGCTCGTTCTCGATGGTTTGGGTGCAATGCCCGCAGTGGATCTTGGGAACGTTATAGACAATCGTGTTCATGGTGTTTCTCCTTGTGGTCCTCAGACCTTGGTAGCCGCCTGGTACACCTCGGCGATTTCGGCAAGCACGCGTTCGCGTTCGGCCGCATCTTCGCCGCGCACCGCGGTGATGACACAGGAATGCATATGCTCTTCGAGCACGATCTGGCTCACCTTGTTGAGGGCGGCCTGGGTAGCCTGAATCTGCCGAATGATGTCAATGCAATAGGCGCCATCATCCACCATGCGCTGGATGCCGCGCACATGCCCTTCGATCGTCTTCAAGCGTTTGCTGGCTTGTGCATGCTGCATACACACCTCCTGAATACCCCCCCCCCCATATGGGGTGGGTATAGAAAGTATAGCGCGCCGCGCGGTTAAATGCAAGGGCCGCTGCATTTCAGGCAGCAGCCGCGTGATTGACCTGGTGTAGTGAATGTGCTATTGCGCCAACGAATCGAGCAAGGCACGTTGTAGCTCTTGCCCGTCCACATAGCCGCGCCACTGCCCCAGCACCTGGCCCTCAGGGCCAATCAGGAAGAAGTGCGGCTGGTAGGTATAGCCCAGCAACTCTTGCGCCCGCAGGGTTTGTGGATCATCCCGATCGAGATAAACAAAGTTCACCTGGTGGCCATACATATTTTCGAGGCCATGGATCGTAGGCGCCACCGCCTTGCACACCGCGCACCAGTAGGCAAAGAATTCCACCAACTGCACATCGCCAGAGGCCAGTTCAAAATCCTCTACGCGGCTGGCGTGAAAATCCGGGCTGCCCGGGCGAATGGCGGGCAGATCGGCGCTGAGCGTGAGTTGGCCGCTGGCCTCGGATACCTCGCTGATCTGGCGCGTGCCGTTCTGCAACTGAATTTGGCCCTCCGGCAGGATGGATACCGCGTGCGGGCTGCAGGCGGCCAGCAAGACCGCCAACACCAGCCCGGCGGAGTATAGCGGCGCTTTCCACACTACGGGGGAAGCGGAAGAAGAAGCAGTGCGTGCCAACATCATGCCCATATTAACCCCGCGCAAGGTCGGGCTGTGCGCTGCGCGCCGCCCTCTAACTTTGATTTAATGCGCTCGGCCGGCGAAAAATCACAGGGTTAGAATAGATACATGTCATTGGCCGGCAAGCATATTCTGATCACCGGCGCAGCGGTGCGCGTGGGCGCCGCCTTGGCGCGCGCCGTGGCGGCCGCCGGCGGCACCGTGCTGCTGCACTACCACCGCTCCGCCGATGCCGCCGCGCGCCTGCACGCCGAGCTGAGCGCCACTGGCGCACGCGCCCATTTGCTGCAAGCTGATCTTAGCCAACCGCAGCAGGCCACCGCGCTACTGCAGCAGGCCCAGGCCTACGGGCCAGTAGATGGCCTGGTGAACAGCGCGGCGATCTTCGAGGACTTGACCCTGGAGACTACCAGCGCGGCCGATTGGCAGCGCCATCTGGACCTCAACCTCACTACGCCCTTCCTGCTCAGCCAGGCATTCTGGCGGGCTGCCGGGCAGCGCTCCGGGCACATCATCAACATTCTGGATTGGCGCGCCCTGCGCCCGGCGGGTGACCACCTGCCCTATACGATCAGCAAGGTGGCCCTGGCGGGCCTGACGCGCGCCTTAGCGCAGAGCATGGCGCCGCACATCCGCGTGAATGGCATTGCCCTGGGCGCCATCCTGCCGCCCAGTGATGGCGGCGAAAATGCCGCCATCATCAAAGACGTGCCCGCTGGCCGCTGGGCGACGCTGGAGGAAGTGGGACAAACCCTGTTGTTTCTGCTCACCGGGCCCAGCTACATCACCGGGGAGATCATTCATTTGGATGGAGGACGCCACCTGGTGTAACTATGGATACACTCATCATCAAAGATCTGCTTGTGCGCGGCATCATCGGTTTGAACGACTGGGAGCGCACCACCCCCCAGGACATCTTGATCAACATCGAGATCAAGGCGGATCTAACGCAAGCCGGACATAGCGACGACATCAACGACAGCGTGAATTACCGTACCGTGGCCAAGCAGGTCATCGCCCATACGGAAACAGCCCAGCGCCTAACCGTGGAAGCGCTGGCTGCCGACATCGCTGCGATCTGCCTGGCGCAACCCGGCGCCCGCGCCGCCAAGGTGCGCGTTGAGAAGCCGGGCGCGGTGCGCTTTGCCGCCGCGGTGGGCGTGGAGATCGAGCGAGAGGCGGGTGGCTGAGCCCCAACTGGCCTATATTGGCCTGGGGGCCAATATCGCGCCTGCGGAGAACCTGGCGCTGGCCGCCGCGGCGCTGCGCCAGCCCAGCCTGCCGGGCGATACCCGCCTGGTGGCGATTTCCAACGTATGGCGCTCGGCGCCGCTGCATGGCAGCGGGCCAACCTTCCTGAATGCCGCCGCGGCGCTGCGTACCCGCCTCGAGGCGGCAGACCTCAAAGCCCACGTGCTGCGCCCGCGGGAGGCGGCCCAGGGGCGCGTGCGCAGTGCCGACCGCAATGCCCCGCGCCCACTGGACCTCGACCTGTTGGTATACGCCGGCGAGGCGCTCGATCCTGAGATCTGGCTGGCGGCGCACATCGCCGTGCCGCTCAGCGAGCTTTTGCCCGATCTGACCGACCCGCACAGCGGGCAAACACTGCAGCAATTGGCCCAAGACCTGCGCCACCAGCAGCAACTACAACCGGTAGAGCTGACACTGTAAGCAAGAATCAAAAATAGCCGGCGATCCGGCTATTTTTGCTCCCCGATATGGTGGGGATGGATCAAAGATTGCTGATTACGGTATCGTACAAGCTATTCGAGATGCCACCTGCCAAGAACTGCAACGCGACGATGCACAAAATGGCAAGAAACACAATGATGATGGCGTACTCCACCAACCCCTGGC
The DNA window shown above is from Anaerolineales bacterium and carries:
- a CDS encoding YggS family pyridoxal phosphate-dependent enzyme, which codes for MSYSARLAQNLAAVRQRIQAAAEQAGRPAASVTLVAVTKGHPLEALQALLALGVTQIGESYLAEARHKQVALAASPDVQWHMIGHVQSRKAREVSEHFSIVHSVDSLRLAERLHRFAQERGQRLPVLLECNVSGEITKQGWACAQDPAEFFADAHVVAGLQGLELRGLMSMAPITARPEEARPYFERTRQLRDALAQRLGQPLPELSMGMSNDYEAAVLEGATLVRIGEALMGPRPNAEETK
- a CDS encoding TlpA family protein disulfide reductase codes for the protein MLLASLAACAPLPASEPVVGAQAPDFTLPMLDGTTLRLSELRGQRVLLNFWATWCGPCREEMPAIQARYNQGDFAVVAINFAESNQQVQGFLAEIGVELPVALDRDGAVQELYRVRGYPSSFLVDAQGVIRVFHIGELSAAQIDRYLQQMDAN
- a CDS encoding DUF2085 domain-containing protein, yielding MITVTLYTKDNCSLCVQAKQDLESLQASIPHTLALVNIEDDADLQKSFGTRVPVVQAGPYVLEAPFDRQKLQMTLAAAHDRAEQLQTDPKYIQRKARGAHMNTTDKIARFLGRHYLAVLNLLIALYVGLPFLAPVLMNAGYPGLARPIYSTYGAVCHQMAFRSVFLFGDQPVYPRAAADMQGLTTYEEATGLDGEDMWAARSFIGNEQVGYKVAFCQRDIAIYSAILLFGLIFAASGRRIRPLHWMLWVALGILPIAIDGFSQLLSQIPGFDLWQYRESTPQLRILTGAIFGFMTAWFGIPLLDESFEETRVQTAAKAARLRGKTKTR
- a CDS encoding YggU family protein; translation: MTRRRLSDGRHGAALAIRVTPRASRNEIVEILPDDTIKIRLTAPPVDGKANEALVDFLAKVLGVAKSRIEIVAGQTGRDKLVTVMDMESAEAQALILQQISGAAA
- a CDS encoding copper-translocating P-type ATPase — protein: MAVASKQYNLPILGMTCANCVSTVERNLYKVPGVAHASVNLSSERAAVEFDPSQANLDAMLARIRKAGYDVASGEAQLAVTNLNDPADARRLQAAWRGVDGVLDAQVNPVSAQARIRYIPTIVNEAELRAAAKAAGFELAAASAGEDVEAGVRRSEIAKQRRLMWFSVLFTLPLFILSMGRDFGLFGHWAHAGWVDWLFFALATPVQFIAGWSYYVNGFKSLRNRSANMDVLVALGSSVAYFYSVAILLGMFSGHGYFETSATIITLIRVGKYLEVNARGRTGDAIRKLIGLQPKLARVLRNGVELEIPSAEVQVGDQVIVRPGEKFPADGRVLEGLSSADESMISGESLPVSKAPGDEVIGATLNKQGRIIFEATKVGKATALAQIVSLVEHAQSTRPPIQKLGDKISEIFVPAVIVIASITFLLWYFVFPTGTPDATLTRALINTAAVLLIACPCAMGLATPTAVMVGSGRGAEMGVLIKSGEALEQAADISMVLLDKTGTLTRGQPALTDVLLGEYPAGEDALLRLAASVEDASEHPLGEAIVAAANARELPLSRPAHFEALAGRGVAAEFEGAQVLIGNLGLMHSHQIALGDLAGAGERLHQEGKTAIYIAVDGRLAAIFGVADTLKEHAHAVINELHAMGLQVGMITGDARGVADAVGRQLGLDYVLAEVLPEQKAAEVTQLQAAGHKVAMVGDGINDAPALAQADLGIAIGTGTDVAMATAPVVLMTGDLRGVPRAIALSKRTLRTIKQNLFWAFIYNILLIPAAALGFLSPILAAGAMALSDIFVIGNSLRLRKAKI
- a CDS encoding L,D-transpeptidase; translation: MSARSPLNRQEFLKLGGLGLGALALRPLGAAVAQPAWQAPFPQAERLGRVVEELDRYVYLRAAPSREAAEVGQLSGDTVVPWLREVVGSASGLRNQRWIETPQGYVWAPFLQPVKNIINEPLAALPEYGEGPGIWMEVTQPYVEVELVNANAPAGPRIRFLVQHNWPIRLYYGQVLWVDDLRSGPNGEVQYHVYDRHGGWGDHFWAPASAFRPIHPEDISPISPEVEDKQILINIARQTMSCYENGREVYFCRVSTGRDGEDGAGLTPVGDYLRVYMKYVATTMAGGTSGAGYDLAGIGWCTFVATGGIAIHACYWHNNYGERTSAGCINATPEDAKWVFRWSSPQVDYVPGKIDQVAGTSVRIVQS
- the pgeF gene encoding peptidoglycan editing factor PgeF gives rise to the protein MPFHAAQGLRYLTFEGFAAAGIRHAIFTRQGGVSAAPYDSLNVGATVGDEPELVRQNLQRAFAACGCAPDSLFDSWLVHGREVLVAQAPRPANQRPEKADIIITDQPAVTLFMRYADCVPVLLADAQRGAVALAHAGWRGSVARVAAAAVAALGTHYGSRPQDLLAAIGPCISTARYEVGEDVVRAVQAAFGSQAAALLPVLDGKPHFDLVAANCLALQAAGVTHIESADLCTASQPQDWFSHRASGGRTGRFGALITLAT
- a CDS encoding YggT family protein; the protein is MEFAITLLFRILSWIVIIDVVLSYFMDPYHPLRRALDRIVEPMLAPIRRILPSTGMLDFSPLVLLILLQLLSTIVINAFR
- a CDS encoding heavy-metal-associated domain-containing protein, with the translated sequence MNTIVYNVPKIHCGHCTQTIENELAELPGVEAVKASLEDKKVMVRFVEPATDESVKALLAEINYPVA